A window of Piliocolobus tephrosceles isolate RC106 chromosome 13, ASM277652v3, whole genome shotgun sequence contains these coding sequences:
- the LOC111554693 gene encoding shugoshin 2: MACPVMETGSLFTSGIKRHVKDKRISKTAKLNVSLASKIKTKILNNSSIFKISLKHNNRALAQALSREKENSRRITTEKMLLQKEVEKLNFENTFLRLKLNNLNKKLIDIEALMNNNLITAIEMSSLSEFHQSSFLLSASKKKRISKQCKLMRLPFARVPLPSNDDEDDDKEKMQCDNNVKSKTLPDIPSSGSTTQPLSTQDNLEVLFLKENNQNVYGLDDSEHISSIVDVPPRESHSHSDQSSTSSLTSEMRNAQSIGHRWEKPSPSNVTERKKRGSSWESNNLSSDTPCATVLDQQHILSPELNCNDEINGHTNETNTEMQRNKQDLPGLSSESAREPNAECMNQVEDNDDFQLQKTVYDADMDLTASEVSKIVTVSTGIKKKSNKKTNEHGMKTFRKVKDSSSEKKRERSKRQFKNSLDVDIGEKIENRPERSDVLDGKRDAEDPGFIFNNEQLAQVNELKKMTLQTGFEQGDRENIQCNKKKKRITNEQEETYSLSQSSDKFHQESKLDKGQNSLTCNKRKASRQTFVIHKLEKNNLLPNQKDKVTIYENLDVTNEFQTVSLSTKDNGNLCDYGTHNILDLKTYVTDIQPSEQNDLNINKLRKKVNRKTEIISGMNHMYEDNDKDVVHGLKKDNFFFETQEDKEPVSENIEVSKELQIPALSTGDNENRCDYRTQNVLGLQKQISNMYPVQQNESKVNKKLRQKVNRKTEIISEVNHLDNDKSIEYTVKSHSLFFTQKDKEIIPGNLEDPSEFETPTVSTEDSGNLYDSEIQNVLGVKHVHDRQPACQNDSKIGKKLRLNVSQKSEIPETNQIYENDDKGIHDLEKDNFFSLTPKDKETISESLQVTNEFQTVDLPIKDNGNLCDYDTQSILDLKKYVTDRKSAEQNESKINKKLRNKVNWNTEIISEMNQIYEDNDKDVHVQESYTKDLDFKGNKSKQKPECQDIINEHYMEINSNEKESCDQISDSYKVVKKCRKESSCKAKNILTKGKNKLASQLTESSQTSISLESDLKHITSEADSDPGNPVELCKTQKQSTTTLNKKGDTPFVEGIKEGECQVKKVNKVTSKSKKRKTSIDPSPESHEVMERILDSIQGKSTASEQADKENNLENEKMVKNKLDFYTKAFKSLPEIYSPNIQDSSFHSVREGLVPLSISSSKNVIIKENFALECSPAFQVSDDEDEKMNEMKFKVNRRTQKSGIGDRPLQDLTNTSFVSNNTAESENKSEDLPSERTSRRRRCTPFHFKEPSLRDKMRR; this comes from the coding sequence ATGGCGTGCCCAGTGATGGAAACTGGCTCACTTTTTACCTCAGGAATTAAGAGACATGTGAAAGACAAAAGAATTTCAAAGACTGCTAAGTTGAATGTTTCTcttgcttcaaaaataaaaacaaaaattctaaataattcttctattttcaaaatatctttaaagcACAACAACAGGGCATTAGCTCAGGCTCTtagtagagaaaaagagaattctCGAAGAATTACAACTGAAAAGATGCTATTgcaaaaagaagtagaaaaactgAATTTTGAGAATACATTTCTTCGCCTAAAGCTGAATAACTTGAATAAGAAGCTTATAGACATAGAAGCTCTCATGAACAATAACTTGATAACTGCAATTGAAATGAGCAGTCTTTCTGAGTTCCATCAGAGTTCCTTTCTACTGTCAGCTAGCAAGAAGAAACGAATTAGTAAACAGTGCAAGTTGATGCGTCTTCCATTTGCAAGGGTTCCATTACCTTcaaatgatgatgaagatgatgacaaAGAGAAAATGCAGTGTGACAACAATGTTAAATCAAAGACGTTACCTGATATTCCCTCTTCAGGATCAACAACACAACCTTTATCAACTCAGGATAATTTGGAAGtgttatttcttaaagaaaataatcaaaatgtataTGGTTTAGATGATTCAGAACATATTTCTTCTATAGTTGATGTACCTCCCAGAGAAAGCCATTCCCACTCAGACCAAAGTTCTACGAGTTCTCTAACGAGTGAGATGAGAAACGCCCAATCTATTGGCCACAGGTGGGAGAAACCATCTCCTAGTAATGTGACTGAAAGGAAGAAGCGTGGGTCATCTTGGGAATCAAATAATCTTTCTTCAGACACTCCCTGTGCAACAGTTTTAGATCAACAACACATTTTAAGTCCAGAATTAAATTGCAATGATGAGATAAATGGTCATACTAATGAAACAAATactgaaatgcaaagaaataaacaGGATCTTCCTGGCTTATCTTCTGAGTCTGCCAGAGAACCTAATGCAGAGTGCATGAATCAAGTTGAGGATAATGATGACTTTCAATTGCAGAAAACTGTGTATGATGCTGACATGGATTTAACTGCTAGTGAAGTCAGCAAAATTGTCACAGTTTCAAcaggcattaaaaagaaaagtaataaaaaaacaaatgaacatggAATGAAAACTTTCAGAAAAGTGAAAGATTCAAGctctgaaaaaaagagagaaagatcaaAGAGACAGTTTAAAAATAGTTTAGATGTGGATATCGGGGAAAAGATTGAAAACAGGCCAGAAAGATCTGATGTCCTGGATGGCAAAAGGGATGCTGAAGATCCtggttttattttcaataatgaaCAGTTGGCTCAGGTGAATGAACTGAAGAAAATGACCCTTCAAACTGGCTTTGAACAAGGTGACAGAGAAAACATACAgtgtaataaaaagaagaaaagaataacaaatgaGCAAGAGGAAACATACTCTTTATCCCAAAGTTCAGATAAATTTCACCAGGAGAGTAAACTTGATAAGGGTCAGAATTCCCTAACTTGTAATAAAAGGAAAGCTTCTAGACAGACATTTGTGattcacaaattagaaaaaaataacttactCCCAAACCAAAAGGATAAAGTAACCATTTATGAAAACCTAGATGTCACAAATGAATTTCAAACAGTCAGTCTTTCCACCAAAGATAATGGAAATTTGTGTGATTATGGGACCCACAATATATTGGATCTGAAAACGTATGTCACTGATATTCAACCTTCTGAGCAAAATGACTTAAACATTAATAAGCTTAGAAAGAAAGTAAACCGGAAGACAGAAATAATTTCTGGAATGAACCACATGTATGAGGATAATGATAAAGATGTGGTGCATGGcctaaaaaaagataatttttttttcgaAACCCAAGAGGATAAAGAACCTGTCTCTGAAAACATAGAAGTTTCCAAAGagcttcaaatcccagctctttcTACTGGAGATAATGAAAATCGATGTGACTATAGGACCCAGAATGTGTTGGGTTTGCAAAAGCAGATCAGCAATATGTACCCCGTTCAGCAAAATGAATCAAAAGTTAATAAGAAGCTTCGGCAGAAAGTAAATCGGAAGACAGAAATAATTTCTGAAGTGAATCATTTAGATAATGACAAAAGTATAGAATACACAGTTAAAAGTCACTCACTCTTTTTCACTCAAAAAGATAAGGAAATCATCCCTGGAAACTTAGAAGACCCAAGTGAGTTTGAAACACCTACTGTTTCTACCGAAGATAGTGGAAACCTGTATGATTCTGAGATTCAAAATGTTTTGGGGGTGAAACATGTCCATGATAGGCAACCTGCTTGTCAAAATGATTCAAAAATAGGTAAGAAGCTTCGACTAAATGTATCTCAAAAGTCGGAAATTCCTGAAACCAATCAAATATATGAGAATGATGACAAAGGTATACATGACCTAGAAAAAGATAACTTCTTTTCTCTAACCCCAAAGGATAAAGAAACAATTTCTGAAAGTCTACAAGTCACAAATGAATTTCAAACAGTTGATCTTCCCATCAAAGATAATGGAAATTTATGTGATTATGACACCCAGAGTATACTGGATTTGAAAAAGTATGTTACTGATAGGAAATCTGCTGAGCaaaatgaatcaaaaataaataagaagctcAGGAATAAAGTGAATTGGAACacagaaataatttctgaaatgaaCCAGATATATGAGGATAATGATAAAGATGTACATGTCCAAGAAAGCTATACAAAAGATcttgattttaaaggaaataaatctaAACAAAAACCTGAATGCCAAGACATTATCAATGAACACTATATGGAAATCAACAGTAATGAAAAGGAAAGTTGTGATCAAATTTCAGATTCCTACAAAGTAGTTAAAAAGTGTAGGAAAGAATCATCATGCAAGGCAAAGAACATTTTGACAAAAGGTAAGAACAAACTTGCTTCACAGTTAACAGAATCTTCACAGACATCTATCTCCTTAGAATCTGATTTAAAACATATTACTAGTGAAGCAGATTCTGATCCAGGAAACCCGGTTGAACTATGTAAGACTCAGAAGCAAAGCACTACCACTTTGAATAAAAAAGGAGATACCCCTTTTGtggaaggaataaaagaaggagaaTGTCAggttaaaaaggtaaataaagtGACATCTAAGTCAAAGAAAAGGAAGACCTCCATAGATCCTTCTCCAGAGAGCCATGAAGTCATGGAAAGAATACTTGACAGCATTCAGGGAAAGTCTACTGCATCTGAACAAGCTGATAAGGAAAACAATTTGGAGAATGAGAAAATGGTCAAAAATAAGCTAGACTTTTACACAAAGGCATTTAAATCTTTGCCTGAGATATATTCACCCAACATACAAGATTCTTCCTTTCACAGTGTTCGTGAAGGTTTAGTACCTTTGAGCATTTCTTCTAGTAAAAATgtgataataaaagaaaattttgcctTGGAGTGCTCACCAGCCTTTCAAGTAAGTGATGATGAGGATGAGAAAATGAACGAGATGAAATTTAAAGTCAACCGGAGAACCCAAAAGTCAGGAATAGGCGATAGACCATTACAGGACTTGACAAATACCAGTTTTGTTTCAAATAACACTGCTGAATCTGAAAATAAGTCAGAAGATCTACCTTCAGAACGGACAAGCAGAAGAAGAAGGTGTACTCCTTTCCATTTTAAAGAGCCAAGCCTCAGAGACAAGATGAGAAGATGA